DNA from Granulicella cerasi:
CTGAGGTCGTGCCGGTGACCAGACTGGAAGCGAAAGATAAACCGGTGAATCGGATCGAGTTGAAACAGGGTGCAACCGTGGACGAGCTGGTGCGCGATCTGCAGATGATCGGAGCGACCGCACGCGATGTGATCTCGATTCTGCAGGCGATGCACTCTGCTGGTGCTCTGGAAGCGGAGATTGAGGTGCTATGACGAGTGTTGCGGGTGTGCACACGAGTGGGCCGGTGCCCGCCAACGAAGATGCGGTGAAACATCACAAGCTGGTGGACGCGGCGCAGCAGTTTGAGGCGATCTTCCTGCAGGAGATGTTGAAGAGCAGCTTCGGTAGCGATGAGTCGCAGACAGAGAGCGATGGCGCGAACGGCACGATGAAGAGCCTGGGCGTGGAGTCGATGTCGAAGGCCGTCGCAACCGCTGGCGGGTTTGGAGTCGCACGGCAGATTGTCGCGAAGGTCGAAGCCGAGAACCAGAAACTTGAGACCGGGAAATAATTTCGGACGGCGCTAAAGTCTCCCTCGCATCGGCCGATGAAGTAAGTAAGGAGAAAGCCATGACTCAGATCAATAGCTTGCAGATGTCGACGATGGGGTTGTCGACAATGAACGTAGGGGAGTCCGACTCGCTGGATAAGGCAGCACCGGCTGCTGCGATGGAGAGCACGAGCACCGGTTCGGTGAATGCATCGGCGCCGTCGACGGTTGTCGTAAGCAACACGGGGAATTTGCTCTCGCAGAATGTGGGAGATGACGACATCCGCGCGGACAAGGTGTCGGCGCTGCAGGCTGCGATTACATCCGGCAGCTACAACGTGAGCGCATCGCAGGTGGCCGACAAGCTGATGGGCTTCATGATGGAAGGGAAGTAACGACGATGTTGAAGCCTTTGTTGCAGCAGAGCATTACGGCACTCGGGCAGATGGACGCAGAACGCCTGGAAGCGTTGTGTGAGCAGGCGGAAGATCTTCGATCGCAGACTTCAGGCGCTGGTGATTTGCCCGTCGCAGAGGTTTCTGCGCTCAAGCAGACGCTCTTCGAGCTGCTGCGCACGACCGACGAAAATCTGCGGGTACTGCGTGAGCTGCGTGGATTGCGTGCGAGCGGTCTGTCGGGGGATGCATCGCAAGATGGGGAGCTGCGATGGGTTCGCTGACCGCATTAATGTCGCTGGCGAAGAACGCGCTGGATGCTGACCAGACCGCGCTGAATACGACCGCGAATAATGTGGCCAACCAGAACACGGCAGGCTACACGCGACAGATCGTGAGCTTTACGACGAGCGATCGCGTCACCATTTCCGGCGAGAGCACAGGCGTGGATGCGACGGTGAGTTCGCAGCGTTCGCGAGTGCTGGAGCAGCGGTTACAGCAGGCGACATCGACCTCAAGCGCTGCGGCCGCGCGTTTGACGGCTTTGCAGAGTGTGGAATCGGGGTTTGGACTGTCCTCCACAAGTAGCAACGCGAGTTCGACAGAACTAGGATCTGCACTGGACGGATTCTTTTCCGCGTTGTCTTCGTTGGAATCGGCCCCCACGGATGCAGCGACGCGCCAGTCTGTTCTGAGCGCGGCGCAGACTCTGGCTACGGCGTTCAACGATGCATCGAATACCATCTCGCAGGAGACGAGTTCGCTAAATAGCGGCATCGCAAGCTCGGCGAAGCAGATTGATAGCTTGACGAGCACCATCGCTTCATTGAACTCACAGATCACGTCGATGGGATCCGACGAGGATGCCGGCACGCTCGAGGACCAGCGACAGGAAGCCGTGAAACAGCTATCGGCTTTGATCGGCGTCAACTCCATCACGACCGAGAACAACGGGCTGACGCTGACGACCTCCACGGGCGCAGTATTGGTGAGCGGAGCGAACGCCTATAGCGTTTCCACGACCACGGTGAACGGCAACATGCAGCTCGTTGCCGGAGATCCTGCAACGTTGCAGAGTGGTATCTCCGGCGGATCAATCGGCGGAATGCTGCAGACGCGTGATCAGGATCTTCCGTCGATGATGAGTTCGCTGGATCAGCTTGCGAATGCCTTGGGCAACGCAATGAACACGCAGAACGAGGCGGGGCTCACCCCGAGCGGAGGGGCGGGAGGAGCTATCTTCTCCTTGCCATCGAGCGTTGCCGGATCGGCCGCGCAGATCACTGTCGCGATGAGCTCTACGGATGGCCTCGCGACAGCGGCTAGTGGTGAAGGCGCCGCCGGAACTTCGAACGCGATCGCCCTGGCGAAGATTGCGTCGAGTGCATTGGTCAGCGGACAGACGGCCGACTCGTTCTTCGCAAGCTTCCTGGGCGCGCTGGGAACGACGGTGTCTGCAGCCACGACGGACGAGAGCACCGCGAGCGCGGCGACGACCCAGGCGCAAACGGCACGCGACAGCTTGTCGGCGGTATCGCTCGACGAAGAAGCTTCGGCGCTGTCGCAGTTTCAGCGCTCGTACCAGGCGGCGGCAAAATTGTTCTCTGTCATCGACGCGATCATGGCGGATGCGATCAACCTCGGCCAGACAACGACAGTGAGCTAGGAGGAGACGATGTTGCGAGTAGATCCGCTGTTCAATCTCAATGCGGCGAGCAACCTGAATCGGCTGGCGGGACAGGAAAGCACGCTGACCTCGGAGTTGTCGAGTGGGCTGCGCGTGTCGAGCGCTTCGGACGATCCCGCGGCGGCGGCGGCAAGCGTGCGCATGGGCAGTAAGATCGCGCAGGACGATACATTCGTCCAGACCGCATCGAGTCTGGAGAGCCGCCTGCAGACCGCAGACTCCGCGTTGAGTTCCGTGGTGACCCAGGTGACCTCTGCGATCACGTTGGGCGTAGAAGGGACGAACGGCACACTGACTGCGAGCAACCTGCAGGCGATCGCGCAGCAGTTGACCTCGATTCGCGACCAGGTAGTCTCGCTGGCGAATACGTCTTACAACGGCACGTATGTTTTCGGCGGCACGAGCGACACACAGCCATATGCCAGCGCCACCTCAGGCTACGCGGGCGATGCCGATACGCAGTTCGCGTCGACACCTACGGGGCAGAAGATTGCGACGACGATGGATGGCTCGAGCATCTTCTCGTCAAGCAACGCCGATTTGCTGGGAAGCCTCAACAATCTGATTGCGGACTTTTCTGCAGGCACTGCATCGTCGAGCTCGACAACGGATTTGAATACGCTGCGAAGTGCGCTGGATGTCGTGACGACACAGCGCGGTGTGCTGGCGGCCTCCACAAACGCGCTAAGCGCTGCAAGCACATATGCTTCCACAGAGATCACGAACCTGACCGCCGGCCAGAGTTCGCTCGTGTCGGCGGATACGACGAAGGTTGCCACGGACCTGAGCACAACCGAAACGCAGGAGAAAGCCCTGCTGAGCGCCGCCACTGCGGTGAACAAGTACTCGCTGTTCGATTACATGTAGAAGGCGTTCATCTTCTTGCAGCTTTCCGCAGAGTATCTTCGTCTTATTGCGATAAGGAGCATTTGACGAATGGGTGATTGGGTAAAGCTGACGGCTGCCGATGGCAACGAACTGAGCGCGTATGTGGCAAAGCCTTCGGGCGAAGTGCGCGGAGGCGTGGTCGTGGTGCAGGAGATCTTCGGTGTGAATCCGTCGATCCAGGGCGCGGCCGACTGGCTGGCAAGCGAAGGCTATGTGGCGATTGCTCCGGCGATCTTCGACCGTTATGAGAAGGACGTTCAGCTTGGCTATGACGAAGCGAGCATGAAGAAGGCTTACGAGCTGTATGCGAAGCTCAACCCGGATAACACATTGAACGATGTGGCTGCGGCGTTTGAGTTCGTAAAGAACGAAGGCAAGGGCACTGCAGTCCTGGGATTCTGCTATGGCGGCCTGACGGCGTGGCTTTCGGCGGCACGCGGACCTGCTTTCGGCTTCACACCGACTTGCACGGTGGGCTACTACGCAGGTGGCGTCGGCAAGGTGGCGGCTGAGGCGATCCATTGCCCGGTGATGCTGCATTTCGGTGCGGACGACGACCACATCGGCGCGGATCAGCGCGAAGCGGTAGCGGCGGCTCATCCTGAGGTCGAAATTCACGTCTACGACGGCGCAGGACACGCGTTCGCGAATCCAGCTCGCCCGAGCTTCGTGGCAGCCGCGGCCAAGGTCGCGGACGAGCGCTCGATCAGCTTCCTGCGCAAGCATCTCGGTTAGTTCTCTGCAGCGTTTCGTAGAACGCAAGTCAGGCGGATACGGGAAGCTCCCGTATCCGCTTTATTTTCTGCGGGAAAGCCAGATTCTTACGAATAGATTGAGGTGGCATCAAGAACGGTGCATTTGCGGCTTGCAAACGGCCAAATATCGCGGGTTTAGTGGTATTCTGATACGAGTCACTAAGAGTAGTGGACTAGACAAAAGATTTAGGAGCATCACCGCCGTGTTGGCAACTGCTAAGAAGAACGACATCA
Protein-coding regions in this window:
- the flgM gene encoding flagellar biosynthesis anti-sigma factor FlgM, which translates into the protein MTQINSLQMSTMGLSTMNVGESDSLDKAAPAAAMESTSTGSVNASAPSTVVVSNTGNLLSQNVGDDDIRADKVSALQAAITSGSYNVSASQVADKLMGFMMEGK
- a CDS encoding flagellin N-terminal helical domain-containing protein, which encodes MLRVDPLFNLNAASNLNRLAGQESTLTSELSSGLRVSSASDDPAAAAASVRMGSKIAQDDTFVQTASSLESRLQTADSALSSVVTQVTSAITLGVEGTNGTLTASNLQAIAQQLTSIRDQVVSLANTSYNGTYVFGGTSDTQPYASATSGYAGDADTQFASTPTGQKIATTMDGSSIFSSSNADLLGSLNNLIADFSAGTASSSSTTDLNTLRSALDVVTTQRGVLAASTNALSAASTYASTEITNLTAGQSSLVSADTTKVATDLSTTETQEKALLSAATAVNKYSLFDYM
- a CDS encoding dienelactone hydrolase family protein, producing MGDWVKLTAADGNELSAYVAKPSGEVRGGVVVVQEIFGVNPSIQGAADWLASEGYVAIAPAIFDRYEKDVQLGYDEASMKKAYELYAKLNPDNTLNDVAAAFEFVKNEGKGTAVLGFCYGGLTAWLSAARGPAFGFTPTCTVGYYAGGVGKVAAEAIHCPVMLHFGADDDHIGADQREAVAAAHPEVEIHVYDGAGHAFANPARPSFVAAAAKVADERSISFLRKHLG
- the flgK gene encoding flagellar hook-associated protein FlgK — protein: MGSLTALMSLAKNALDADQTALNTTANNVANQNTAGYTRQIVSFTTSDRVTISGESTGVDATVSSQRSRVLEQRLQQATSTSSAAAARLTALQSVESGFGLSSTSSNASSTELGSALDGFFSALSSLESAPTDAATRQSVLSAAQTLATAFNDASNTISQETSSLNSGIASSAKQIDSLTSTIASLNSQITSMGSDEDAGTLEDQRQEAVKQLSALIGVNSITTENNGLTLTTSTGAVLVSGANAYSVSTTTVNGNMQLVAGDPATLQSGISGGSIGGMLQTRDQDLPSMMSSLDQLANALGNAMNTQNEAGLTPSGGAGGAIFSLPSSVAGSAAQITVAMSSTDGLATAASGEGAAGTSNAIALAKIASSALVSGQTADSFFASFLGALGTTVSAATTDESTASAATTQAQTARDSLSAVSLDEEASALSQFQRSYQAAAKLFSVIDAIMADAINLGQTTTVS